The uncultured Paludibaculum sp. sequence TCCCAAGCCGTCCGGGCGGCCGTGGCCGGTCTCCTTAAGCGATGTGGCGGAGCAGGCCGGCATCCGACTGCAGTACACCTACGGCCATCCGCAAAAGAAGAAGTACGTCATTGAAGCAAATGGCGCCGGCGTGGCGTTTCTCGACTACAACGGCGACGGCTTGCTGGACGTGTTCCTGGTGAATGGCTCGAAGCTGGAGTCCTTCCCGCCGGGCGCGGTTCCCACCAATCACCTGTACAGGAACGAGGGCAAGGGCAAGTTCAGCGATGTGACCAGGGCCGCCGGCATGGACCAGTCGGGCTGGGGCAATGGCGTCTGCGCCGGTGACTTCGACAACGACGGCCACACGGATCTGTACGTCACCTACTTCGGGAAGAACCTGCTGCAGCGGAACAACGGCGACGGCACGTTTACTAACGTTGCGGAGCGGAGCGCCACCAGCGGATCGGGGAAAGAATGGAGCACCGGGTGCACCTTCGTCGACTACGACCGCGACGGCCATCTGGATCTGCTGGTGACTCGCTACCTGAACTTCCAGGCCGAGCGGACGCCCTTGCCTGGTGCCCATCCTTTCTGCATGTGGAAGGGCAGCCCTGTCTACTGCGGCCCGCGCGGCCTGCCGTTCGGCTCTCTGGCCTTGTATCACAACCGCGGCGACGGCACGTTTGAAGACGTCTCGATCCAATCGGGGATCAGCGCGGTGAAGGGTTTCTATGCATTCACGGCCGTCGCCACGGACTTCGACGGCGACGGGTGGCCGGACCTCTACATCGCCTGCGACTCCACGCCAAGCATCCTGTTTCACAACCAGAAGAACGGGACCTTCCGCGACATTGGCACTGAGACCGGGCTGGCCTACAACGACAACGGGTCGGAGCAGGCGGGCATGGGGCTCTCTGTAGGCGACTACGACAACGACGGACGCATCGACATTCTCAAGACGAACTTTACCGGAGACTATCCAAACCTGTATCACAATCTGGGCAAGGGACTGTTTAGCGACGTCTGCCTCCGGGCCGGATTGGCCGTCAATCCCGACCACGTGCTGTGGGGTACCGCGTTTGTCGATCTGGACAATGACGGATGGAAAGACATCCTGCAGGTGAGCGGTCACGTCTACCCGGAGGTGGCGCAAATTGATGCCCGCGAGCACTACCGGCGTTCGCGTCTGGTCTACCGCAACCTGGGCAATGGGCGGTTTGAGGATGTATCGGAGATGTCAGGACCGGGGATTGCCGCGGAACACTCCAGCCGGGGCGTGGCGATTGGCGATTTCGACAACGACGGTGCCATGGATGCATTGGTGATGAATATGCACGAAGCGCCGTCGCTGCTGCGCAACGATCTGAAATCCTCCAGCCACTGGGTGAAGCTGAGGCTGCGCGGAGTCGAGTCGAATCGGGACGCCATTGGCGCGGTGGTTACGGTGGAAGCAGCGGGACGCGTGCAGGCCGATGCCGTATTGAGCCAGTCGAGCTTTCTCTCGCACCACGACCTACGCCTGCACTTTGGACTTGGCGCGGCGGCCAAGGTCGACCGCATCGTCGTGCAGTGGCCCAGCGGCAAGCGGGAAGAGTTCGCCGGCGCGGCGGCGGATGCCTTGTACCTACTGGTGGAGGGGACGGGGCAGCCAAAGACCCAGGAGTTGCCGAAATGACCGCTTTGCTGGCCGTGGCGGCGCTGGCGGTCTGGCTGCAGGCCGGGCCGGATGCGCTTTCCGACCAAGCCCAGCAACTGGCCATGCAAAGGCGCTATGACGAAGCCGAGGCACTTTGGAAGAAGGCCCTGTCGGCCGCGCCCGATCACTTTCCGTCGCTTTTCAACCTCGGGTTCATGAAGTACTCCGCGGGTCAGTTTGCCGAAGCCGAGCCATGGCTGGCTCGCGCGGCGAAGGTCAAGCCAGGCGACTTCAACACGCGCTACCTGCACGGGACGACGCTGCTGAGGCTGGAGCGAAGGGAGGACGCCCTGCGCGAGTGGCAAGCCGCGCTAGTGGTGCAACCGAACAACTATAAGCTGATGCAGATTATGTCCGTCGAGTACGCGAACGGTTACTACTATAAGGACGCTTGCGAGGTAGGCCGCCGGGCGGTCGCAGTGCACGGAGATGCGCCTGAGCCGTGGCTGGTTGCCATCAAGGCTTGTTTTGAGGGGCGCGACCCCGAAACGCTGGCGTTGACGAAGCAGGCCGCGGAGCGCTTCCCGGAGTCGGCCCGTACGAATTTCGAGTACGGATTCCAACTGCAGAAGGCCGGGTTGCGGGACGAGAGCCTGCCCTATCTGCAAAAGGCAATGAAACAGGATCCGTCGTACGAAGAGCCGTTCTACTTCTATGGCAACCTGATGGTGACGGATGAGAGGTATGACGACGCGGTGGGTCCGTTACGTACGGCGTTAAGGCTGCGGCCTGACTACGTCTCGGCCTGTGTCGCCCTGGCAAAGGCCCTGATGGGCCTCGAGAAGAACGAAGAGGCGAAGGCGGCATTGGAGAGTTGCGCACGGATGAATCCGAAACACCCGCAGCCGCACCTGTTCCTGTCGCAGGTTTACTTTCGGCTGGGCAATGCAGAGCAGGCAACGGCGGAAAAGGAACTTTCCCTAAGATTGAGGCGGGAGAATCCGACGATCATGGAGTCCCCCCAAGCCCGCCCCTTCCCTGGCGCCCCCCGCCGGTGACTGGAGGTGCGGGGAAACCGCGGGGCGGGCTTGATTGTGGGGGCCGCGGGAGCGGCGCTGCATAGATCGCTATCGATAGACCTCCGACACCGCCGTTTTGGGAACGGGGCGGGCTGTTGCACTCTGCTGGAACCAGCTGGCCAGGTACTCATCCGTCACGCGCCGGCGGGCCATGATGGCGCGACGCTTGCGAACAGTCCGGCGCAAGGCCTTGAGGGCGTGCCAGAAAGCCGACAACGACGTCGGCTCGTAGAAGAGACAACCTCCGACAATTAGGAGGTCCCTGGCCGTGGTCGGAAACCAGATTCTGCGGTAAAGATCGCCTGTCATGTTCTTGACGCGCATCAGGTAGCGATTCTTCACCGAGTGCATGTTGAGCACAGCGGGAACACTGGAGCGGTCGCCAGGCAGCATGCGGCGGACGTGATACGACTCGGCGTCGTGTACATACAGACACCGCCATCCCAGCAACTGCGCGCGCCAGGCAACATCGGCGTCCTCGCGATAGGAAAAGAAATCGGGATCAAAGAAGCCGTCAGGCTGCTCAATATCCACGATCATCTTCCTCCGGTAGAGCGCGGCCGCGGCGCAGGCGCCGAAGACATACTCGGTCTGGCGATAGCGGCCGTCGTCGGGTTCGTTCCAACCCCGGTCGAAGTGTCTCGTAGTGGAGGTGAAGAAGATTCCGGCGGAGTCGATGCGGCGCTCATGAAGATCCGAACCGTCGGAGTGGATGCGCAACAAGCGGCCGCAGACGGTGCCGATCTTGCCATCAATACGTGCCGCATCCACGAGTTGGGAGACGAAGTCCGGCAGCAGGAAAACGTCGGGGTTCAGGGTCAGCACCCAGTCTGATCGCGAGGCTCGGATCGCCTGATTCTGACCGGCCGCAAAGCCGGTGTTGTGGCGGTTATAGATCACCCGAACACGCCCCTCATATCCGGCGAGAATATGCCGGGTGGCGTCTTTCGAGGCATTGTCGACCACGACGACCTCCAGCGCACCGTAGGTCTGGGCGAGTACACGGTCCAGACAACGTTCAATCACGCCGGCGCTGTTATAGGTGACGATGGTGACACTGACTGTATCCAGTCGCATCAAAGCTCCAGATCGCGCAAGATTTCTGGTACTAAGACCCAAATCGGGGCCAGATCGACTACAGCCTGATGAGAAATTCCTCGGTCGATTCGGAGTGGGACATTTTTTCACAGGCAGTGTAGTAGAGTGACCCACCGGACGGTCTTTGGATGTGACACCGCTGCTGGCGGATACTGTTTGCGGTACGTACAGCGGGTCACACGGAAATGGGTTCCGACGCATTCAGAGAAGAGTGGACAGGGATCTTGTCATCCACACCATCCACGCCGGCTATGCAAAGCCGGGTGGCCAAATTGTTTGAAGAGGCGCGCGACGACGTGTACCGCTACCTGATGACCCTAGGGTTGTATCCACCCCAAGCCCAGGAAGTGACGCAAGAAGTATTTCTACGCCTGTACACGACCTTGCGCCGCGGAGAGGACATCCGCAACGACAGGGCCTGGATCTTCCGTGTGGCTCATAACCTGGGCTTGCGGGTCAGGTCTCGCGAAAATGCGCGGGTAGTCTACGATCCGGATGTCGGGCTGACTCTCGCCGATCCGGCGGCCAATCCGGAGCGCAGCGCTGTGGAAAGCCAGGAGATGCGGCGGGTGCACGAGGCCCTGAAGGGATTGTCGGAACAGCAGAGGCGATGCCTGCATTTGCGGATGGAAGGTCTGCGCTACCCGGAGATCGGAGCCATCCTCGGCATCAGCCCATCGACCGTCAGTGAGTTTTTGAGGCGCGCAATCGCCCGGCTGAAGAAGGTGCGACATGAGTAGTGTCAACGACCGCTCCAAGAGATTGAGCGGCCACCCCGGCGACGCTGACTGGCTGAAGTTCGCTGACGGCGAAGTCACCAGCCGCGAGGAGAAGGGGTTGCGGGCACACCTCGCCGCCTGCTGGCAGTGCCGCGCGGCCCTGGCGGAGATCCAGCGCGCCGTGGGCCAATGCGTACAGTACCGGGAAGTGGTATTGCGGCAGGCCTATCCGGAGCCGCCCCAGCCTTGGTTCGACATTTATAGAGAATTCGATCGGATTGAGGAGCAAGTGGCCTCACGATCCTGGTTTGCGCGGTTGTCCGACTGGTTGAGCTCGACGGCAGGAAGTCCGCGGCGCGTGTCGTATGCGGCGCTGGCGTTGACGTTGACGGTTGTTGTGATGTGGCAGACGTGGCAACTGCCGGCGGTGCAAGCCGCCAATCTCCTGCGGCGCGCCGTCGCCACTTCGGAATCGCGGCCCCAGCCCAAACAGCCGCGGCGAATAAGGATCAGGACGAAGCATGCGACTATCACCCGTGTGCTGAACGGCCACCTGCAAGCCGCTAACAATAAAGATCTTGAGCCCGTGGAGGCGCTCTTCCGTCAAGCCCACTACGACTGGGATGACCCGTTGAGCGCCAGGAGCTTCCAGCGCTGGCGCGCCCAGCTTCCCTCCAAGCAGGACGAAGTGTCGTCGGTGCTGGATGCGGCCACGCCCGCCGACCGCTACCACCGAATCCGGACAACCACTGACTCCGGGGAGCTGCTCGCCGCTTCCCTGACTCTCCGCGCAACGGACCTGGAGCCCACCTCGGGCACCTTGGAGTTCCGTAATCACGAGTCGGTCGACATCGAGGCGTTGCCGGTCGAGGACCGGCCCGAAGATTCCTCGGCCAACGCTGTGAGTAGTCATGAACCGGAACCTCATACGGCGGCCATGCCCAGCCCCCGGGAGGAGATGGGACAGCCGGTCACAATGCGCGACGAACTGCTTGTTTTCAAAGCACTTCACGAGATTGGCGCGGACCTCGACCAACCCCTGGATGTCACCCGGACCAGCGACGCGGTGAACGTGACCGGCGTCGGCGTGCCTCCGGAGCGTCGTCAGGAGCTGCGTGCCGCCCTCGACCCGTTGCCGCGTGTCCGTTTGCAGTTTAACGATGATGGCAGCGCAAGCTCCGTCCAGCCAGAACGACATATGTCGAATTTGGGACCGCAGGCGAGCGCCGAGATGGAACGCCTGCAAGGCCGGTTGGAGTCAGCGTTGGGCGGCCGGGCGGCCTTCACTCAGGTCGCCGACCGCGCCCTGGAGTCGAGCGACAACATGATGACCCGCATCCACGCCTTACGTCGTCTGGCTGAACGCTATCCTACACAAGTAGAAAATGAGATGACAAAGGAAGAACGGGGCATCCTGGCTGGCCTGCGTCGGGATCATGCCATGGCGGTCCTGGCCCAGACGGAAACACTTCAGAAGTTGCTGAGGCCCGCCCTGCGGACAGTGGCACTCAAACTGGATGTAAAGGCGCCCACGGGACTGGCCGCCGGACCGTGGCAGGCCCAAACGGAACAACTGTTCGCTTCCGGAAGGCAGGTGGACCTGCTGCTGGCGGGGACTCTGGCGGCATCGCCCACCACCCTGCCTGTCGAGTCAATTCCATCGGAACTCCTGGCCGGTCTGGCCAATCTGAAGGCCCAGGCGGAAGGGTACGAGAAGATGGCACGGGAGGTGCAGTAGGAAACCGCGTCAGCCATGCGACACTGTCCGCCGCCAGCGCTGTTCGCCCTCTGTCTTCTGACTGCGCCCCTTATGGCGCAAACCCTCACCCATCTTTCCGGGCAGATTCTGGATCCATCGGGCGCGGCCGTGCCGGGCGCAACGGTAAGCGTGGCCAGTGAAGACACCGGCTTTCGCCGCGTGACGATGACCCATTCCGATGGAACTTACCTGGTCGCGGCCCTCCAACCGGGACAGTACAAGGTGATGGTGCGCAAGGACGGTTTTCGCACGCTCGTGCGGTTTGGTGTGAAGTTGGACGTCGCCCAGGCGGCGCGGGTTGATTTCAACCTTCAGATCGGCAGCATGCAGGAGACGATCACGGTGGAGGACACGCCCGCGGGGGTGAGCCGTGAGGAGACCTCCGTAAGTACCCTCATCGGCCGGGATCCCATCGAGAACCTGCCGCTCAACGGCCGCGGAATCCTCAGCCTGCTGGAACTGGCCCCCGGGACTGTCGTGACGCCGGCCACGCGCGGCGAGGCGGGGCAGTTTACTGCCAACGGCCAGCGGCCAAACACGCACGGGTTCACCGTGGATGGCGTCAGCGCGAACTCCGGCGTCATCGGAGGGGGCCTGCCGGCGCAAACAACAGGCGGCACGCTGCCTTCCATGACGGCGATCGGTGGATTGGCGGGGATCGTCGCCCTCGACTCGTTGAACGAGTTTGTGGTGCAGACCTCCTCCACCGGTTCTGAGTTTGGCCGATACCCGGGCGCGCAGGTGTCCTTGAGCAGCCGGTCCGGCTCAAATGAGTATCGCGGAACCTTGACGGAGTTCTTCCGCCACGAGAAACTGGCGGCGAACGACTGGTTTGCCAACCAGCCTGGCGAAGGCCGCGCACCCTTGCGCGTGAACAACTTCGGCGTCTCGCTGGGCGGGCCTGTCGCACATGACCGCACCTTCTTCTTCCTGAACTACGAGGGTCTGCGGCTGCTGCAGCCGACTTCGTGGATACAGGCGGTACCCACTGCCCAACTTCGCGGCAAGGTCCAGAATTGGGTGCGCCCGGTGCTCGACATGTTCCCGCTGCCCAACGGGCGCGACTTCGACCAGGACATTGGCGAATGGACCGGCCGCATCAGCCGTCCGGCCCGATCGGACAATGGCAGCGCGCGTGTTGACCATGCCCTCACGTCCAAGATCACGTTGTTCAGCCGCTTCCAGGATGCGCCATCCTCCAGCGAATTCGGCAGCTCGCAGATCAGCAAATTGAGCATCGGCTCGCGCAGCTTCACCGCTGCCGCCAACTTCCGTGTCCGGCCGGATACGGTCTTCGATTTGCGCTTCAACGTCGCCAGCATGGAGGCGTATTCGGTCTGGAGTCCGGCCGACCCGACGGATTCCTCGGGCTGCGCGATGAGCGCGGTCGCGTCCACGTTCCTTCCCTCGAAGAGCGCGTGCCACTACCTGTACCGCTTCTCCATCGCCGGGGTTGGCCAGACCATCTCGGGCGCCGAGAGCATCCAGCGGCAATCGCAATGGCAGATCCTGCCCAGCGGCTACCTGGTGAAAGGTACGCACCAGCTCCGGTTTGGCGGTGATGTGCGCCGCCTCGCCCCTTCGCGGCACGACGTGGACGGTAGCTTCAGCATCATCGCCGAGAGCCTGGAGGACCTCGTGGAAAGCCGGAACCTCTGGACGGCATCGTCCACGCCGCAGAGCCGGGCAGGCACGCTGTTTGAATCCTCCCTGTATGTTCAGGACACCTGGAGAATCCACCGCGCCCTGACGCTCACCAGCGGGTTGCGCTGGGAACTGGCGCCGGCTCCGGTCACGCGCGACCTTACCGAGAACCCGTTCGGCGGCACGCCGTCCAACGCCGTGAACTCTGCTGCCTGGCCCATGCGCTATACGAACCTCGCGCCCAGACTGGGCTTGGCCTGGAGGCCGGATCGCCGCGGGCAGATGGTGGTTCGCGCCGCGTTCGGCGTCTATTACGACTCAAGTCTCAGCCTGTCCACCGATCTGGTGAACGGCGGCCCCCTGAACATGGAGCAGTTCACCAGCGGGTCTTCCGCGCCGTTCACTACGGTGCTGCAGTATGGTTTCGACAACGGCCTGCGGCTGCCGCGCGTCCAGCAGTGGAACGTCTCGCTGGAACGCGCGTTTGGACCCAGCAACCTGCTCTCCACCAGCTATGTGGGCGCGACGGGCCAATGGCTGGTGCGGCGGGAGTATGGGAATGTCGATGAAAACCCGTTGCTCCGGATGGTGGTGTCCACCAACCACGGCTCATCCGACTACAGGGCATTGCTGGTGCAGTTCCGGCGGCGCATGGCCCGGTCTCTGCAGGCACAGGTCTCCTACTCCTGGTCGCATTCCATCGACGACAGCTCCAGCGACGCGGCGCTCTTTCTGGTGAGCCCGGCCACCACGGCCAGCAGCAATCGCGGCTCGTCCGACTTCGATGCCAGACATTCTTTCACGGCGGCCTTTACTTTCGCGCCGCGCAGGCTCCGCGGACTCACCTTCGATGGCATCTACCGGGCGCGCACAGGCTTCCCGATAACGGTGGTGAACGAAGAGTACGCCATGGGTCTCAGCTTCTCAAACGCGTTCCGGCCGGACCTGGTGCCGGGCGTGCCGGTTTGGCTCCAGGATCCGACGGCGCCGGGTGGGCGGCGTCTGAACGAGGCTGCTTTCCGGGAGACTCCGGCCTCCATCCAGGGCAACCTGGGGCGGAACGCCATTGCCGGCTTCGGGATGTCGCAGTTCGACCTGGCTGTACGGCGCGACTTCCGCATCGGCCTCGGGCAGACGCTGGAACTGCGAGGCGAGGCCTTCAACGTGTTCAACCATCCCAACTTCGCTGACCCGGTGCGCACCCTGGCGAGCCCGCTCTTCGGCCAGTCGAATTCGATGCTGAACCTGATGCTGGGCACGGGCAGCCCGGGCAGCGGCCTGGCGCCGGTATTCCAGTCCGGCGGTTCGCGCTCTCTCCAGATGGTGTTGCGGCTGCGCTTTTAACCCTCCCTCCGGCTGCGATACCCTATCCACAGCAAAGTAAAGTTGAGGTTTGAGAATGTCCGATCTTTTTGACCTTTCCGGAAAAGTAGCCGCCATCGTGGGCGGAGGCGGCGTGTTGGCCGGTGAGATGGCCCTCGGCCTGGCCCGCGCGGGCGCCGATATTGCCATCCTTGATTTCAATCTCGATGCGGCCAATGCGCGTGCCGCCCAGGTCCGCGAGTTGGGACGCCGCGCTATCGGCGTGAAAGTCGACGCAACCAAGAAGGCCGACCTGCAGGCCGCGCTGGACACGATTCTGGCCGAGTTAGGCCACGTCGAAGTGCTGGTGAACGCCGCCGGCATCAACTCGGGCACGCCGTTTTTCGAGATCACTGAAGAGGAGTGGCACCGCATTCTCGATGTCGACCTCACCAGCGTGTTTCTGGCGTGTCAGGTCTTTGGCGCTCATATGGTGCAGCCGGGCAAAGGCGGCTCCGTCATCAACATCTCGTCCGCTTCGTCCGGCCCGCCGCTTTCCAAGGTCTTCACTTACTCCGTAGCCAAGGGTGGCGTGAATCAGGTGACCCAGTTCCTGGCCCGCGAGTGGGCGACGCAGGGCGTTCGTGTGAATGCGATCCTGCCCGGCTTCTTCCCGGCCGAACAGAACCGCAAACTGCTGACGGACGACCGCGTGGCCTCCATCATGAAGCACACACCGATGAATCGCTTCGGCGAGGCATCGGAACTCGTAGGCGCGGCCGTCTACCTGGCGTCGGACAAGGCATCGAGCTTCGTAACGGGCTCCATCATGCGTGTCGACGGCGGCTATATGGCGATGACAATATAGCCGGTGATTTTTGTGTCGTTTCGGTGAGCCTGCGTAGGGCATTCATACACCTGACTCACCAGCGCAACTGCGCTCCGATATAGGCTGACGATTCATGACCCCAAAACGGTTTGTCATCTTGTGCAAGGACGGAACGACGGAGCGCATCACTGCCGATGTCGGTGATGAAGACGAAGAAGCTGATGGGTACGTCTTTTTCGTCGACTCGAAGGGGAGCATCGTGGGCCTGTTTGCCAAGGAAGTCGTCCAGTCATGGCGTGAAGACTTGGGCGGGACTCTGGGTGAGTCAAGTATATAGATGCCCTGCGTAGGGTCCGGCTGAGTTCATTTCTCCGGGCAACGGCGTTCATGCCGCGTCGGCGCTCCCGCTACTGTTGCCGAGCGCCGAGGCTCACACCCTTGTTTCGTCCACGGCATGCGGGAGCTCGCGCAGGCGGCGTGCCGGTGAGAAAACCAGCCACAACGTGGAGAGCAAGAACCCGAGCGCACCGATAAGCAGCGTCTGCCGAATTCCAATCGCCTGCGCGACGGCGCCGCCCGTGAGCGCTCCCAATGGAAGAGCGCCGTGGTAGACCAGATGGATGGCGGCATTTACGCGACCCAGGAGATGATCCGGCGTGATCGCCTGGCGTAAGCTCCTGTCATTGATGTTGTAGACAGGCCACGCCAAGTCGCCCATTTGCGACACGATCAGAAAGGCGGAGCAAACGGCAACGGACCCGTGCGCTAGCGGCACGAGGAGCATGGCCACCCCAATCACCAGCACGGAGCCAATGAAAGTCGCGCCGAAACCAAAGCGATGCACGAGCCACTCTGCCATGAAGGTGCCAAATAGTCCACAGGTGCCGCCGACCGAGACGATGATACCCAACAGGGCAGCGGTCAACCCGAGCTCACGCATCACAAATAGAAAGTACAAGCTACTTCCGAACCCTAAGAAGAACGCGCCGGTGGCCGTGCGTCCGACCAACGCCCGGAGCAACGGATTGCGCCACGAGGCGCGCAACCCTTCAGAAATCTCACGGCCGATACTGGGTTCAAGCGGGCGTGTAGGCCGCGGCTCCGGCTTGCGGATAAGCCACAGTGAAATTGCTGAGCACACGAACGAAGCAGCGTCGAAGAGCATGGCCATGGGGGCCGTGATCAGTTGCACCAGGATGCCGGTGAAACCGGGGCCAGCAATCTCAGCGAGCGACTCAGTCGAAGCCAGCTTACTATTCCCTTCAAGGATGTTCTCACGAGCGATGAGGGAGGGCAGGTAGGCCTGGTAGCTGACGTCAAACAGGACGGTCAGGATGCCACTGGCCGCCGCGACCACATAGAGGTGTTCGATTGTCAGCCGGTGCAGCACCGCCAACAGCGGAATCGTACCCAACACCGCGGCGCGCCCGAGATCGGCGGCGATAAGAAGTGGCCGTCGGCGCAGGCGGTCCGCCCAGGCCCCTGCGAAGAGGCCGAGCACGAGCACCGGCGCGGCACTCGCCCCGGCCAGGAATCCCATCTGAAGAGGCGACGCTCTGAGGACGACGACCGCAGTGAGGGGCAATCCGACGCCAGTGATGTTGGACCCGATTTGAGAGATCGCCTGGCCGACCCATAGCTTCAGGAAATCCGGATCGGCCCTAAGCCCCTTCCCCAGCATTCCTCAAGTGTCGCACGCAGGTTCATTGACCCTTCGTGTCCGCACACGTCGGATTGCCGGTCCGCTCGGAGCATTCTTCACCGGCTTGCGTGCATTGCCAAAGACCCTTGGCGGCTCTACGGTCTCAGCAGCCCCTTTTTGCCCTGTCGAAGAGTCAGATCCACAAGGCCAAAAGCGATCGGTCTCGGCCCTGTGGGATTCATCATACCCCAGCGCTGCCAAGAGTCTGGCGGCAGTTCCAGGTCATCCATTGAGCGGGATGGTGCCTGGTGAAGTACAGCGCGATCTTCCAGACCTGGCCTGAGGACGATGCCGCAGATGGTTCGAGCAAGTAGGCGGTGACCGGAGGCGCGCTTCCGGCCCTTTCGCCTACTTGGACAGTTTTCGCACGGGCACGAAGATGTCCGCGCTGGTGAGGCCGCACTCCCGGGCCATGCGCAGGCAATAGTCGATCTCGCCCATGCCCTTGATGTGGCTGTTCGACCCAAACGAGAATTTCGCGCCAGCGGCCTTGGCCCGGCGGATGAACGCGGCACTGGGTACCTGGAAGTGCGCGTTGATCTCGATGGCGACGTGATTGCGAACCGCGGCCTGAATCACGCGGTCCATGCGAGCGGGGGTCCAGAGGCTGTCGTACTGGCCTTTCAGGCTTTCCGGGATGTAGGTAGGGTTGGCCCAGATCTGGATGGGCTGCGCGAGCACTCGTTCATTGAATGCGACATAGCGATCCATGAAGTCCTGAGGATCACCGACTTCGACCTTAGGCAGCCACAACCAAACGCTCTTGCCGTTCTTTTCCGGGAAGATGAGGGCATCGGCGGCGATGTAGTCGAGTTGTGCGCGCAAATCGGCAGACAGGCAGGTGGACCAGTCAAAGCCATATACCTGCATGCCGCGCCACAGCGTCTGGTCCCGCACTTCCTGCAGGAATTCGCCCAGCGTCTGGTTGTCATGAATATCGCCACGGCAGCCCCCTTCGGCCAGGATCCCAAAGCGAACACCCATTTGGCGGGAGAGCGCAGCGGCATCCGCGGGCTTCATGGGCTGGGTGTCATGGTCCTCTCCGTGGAGATGTATGTGGAGGTCGACCTTGGGCAGGTCTGCGGCGAAGAGCGCCGGTGCGCAGAGTAATACCAGTAGTTTAGGGATCATAGGATCCCTTTCACTGTAATAAACTTAGCGCCGCCAATCGGGCGACGCCTCAGGCCCGTTCCAGGGCGGCGGAATCGGTGCCTTTGCGACGGATGCCGTGCTTCTCCATCCTGTAGATCAACGTCTTGCGGCTGATATCCAGGTAGCGCGCGGCGTGCGTCTGATTCCAGCTGGACATCTCCAATGCCT is a genomic window containing:
- a CDS encoding SDR family oxidoreductase, which encodes MSDLFDLSGKVAAIVGGGGVLAGEMALGLARAGADIAILDFNLDAANARAAQVRELGRRAIGVKVDATKKADLQAALDTILAELGHVEVLVNAAGINSGTPFFEITEEEWHRILDVDLTSVFLACQVFGAHMVQPGKGGSVINISSASSGPPLSKVFTYSVAKGGVNQVTQFLAREWATQGVRVNAILPGFFPAEQNRKLLTDDRVASIMKHTPMNRFGEASELVGAAVYLASDKASSFVTGSIMRVDGGYMAMTI
- a CDS encoding MFS transporter, whose product is MLGKGLRADPDFLKLWVGQAISQIGSNITGVGLPLTAVVVLRASPLQMGFLAGASAAPVLVLGLFAGAWADRLRRRPLLIAADLGRAAVLGTIPLLAVLHRLTIEHLYVVAAASGILTVLFDVSYQAYLPSLIARENILEGNSKLASTESLAEIAGPGFTGILVQLITAPMAMLFDAASFVCSAISLWLIRKPEPRPTRPLEPSIGREISEGLRASWRNPLLRALVGRTATGAFFLGFGSSLYFLFVMRELGLTAALLGIIVSVGGTCGLFGTFMAEWLVHRFGFGATFIGSVLVIGVAMLLVPLAHGSVAVCSAFLIVSQMGDLAWPVYNINDRSLRQAITPDHLLGRVNAAIHLVYHGALPLGALTGGAVAQAIGIRQTLLIGALGFLLSTLWLVFSPARRLRELPHAVDETRV